CTCGCGCATATCGCCATGTTTGTGCGTTTGCCCTGGCTGGTGGTGAAGAGGTTCACCTGGGTATTGCCATAAACCTGATTACGGCGACGGAGAGCTACCCGTATGTATGCATCAAGAAGAATGTTAGAGTGCTGTCTGAGATGAAGCTCCGCAAATGTCAACATCGGTAAGCAGACCCATGTGGATTGCCCTCTGGAAGGGGGGCCCGGGGGCTCGGGGGCTCGCTGTCTTCAGCTGGAGATCGGCATCACTTCTGTGGCATTACTTGACTGCTCCCTGCCTGCCGTGTTCCCACCTACCCTGATCAAATTAAATCTACTTTGCGTGTTTCGGTAGTTTTGGTAGACTTGTTGGTTCATTCCAAATCTTTCTGCCTTTATTTCCCCTCAATGTGAATTCTCAGTGTGAATATCCAGGACACCAAAGAGCAATATAGGGTTGAGAACATCAATTTAACAAGACTACATTGGTCATGAGGCAAACACTACATAATGATGTTGATAAAAACAGCATGCTTaggtttatttttaagtaaaaataaagaagTAGCTTGGGTAACATAGTAAGTAATAGAAAACATAACATGTCATGATGTTGGTAGCCGAGCTGAGTCTCTACTGACCCAACCATTCAGACTGCAGCCATCTCCGCACTGACCAAAGAGCTCGCGAGTTAAACTAAAACAACTTTTATTTACTAGACTTAATGAACACGTAAATGCAATATATCTAAACATTATGAAAGAGTTACTgaaacatttggaaaatgtcatAAAACACTGATTATTGTGTCTCACCCTGGGTATGTTTGGGTCCACTAGCCACTAAGTAATATACATAAGGAACAGCTCTCAATATGAAGAGATGAACACCAcgaacaaaaaaacccacaagttCAAAACATCACACAAAGGCTCTGGTGGTGTGACACTACAACGTCGTCTCTGACCATAGGACTGGAATAAAGAGGTAAACAGTCATCAAACTACATTAATGATCATGAATGAAAAAATGGTTTTAACAAGTGAGCAAGAATCGATCATGAGCTATTATTTCTCAACATGTACACAAACCGGAGTCCCTCCAATTGACCAAAAGAGGGCGCTGtttcttttctaaatgtttgtCACACTTGGGAGTCACACTTGGGATTTTTATTCCACACCAGAGCTGTTAACTGATGCCTTTTCTTCGTGACTACACGACGAGAATTTTATGCATTGTCCAGTAAAACTGTGTGGAACTGGAAGGTCAATTTGGggttaaattaaattcaaaatacAGAGAAGGCCAAAACGACCCAATGCCCACCCTCACAGTCGTGCTGTGTCCAACACTGGCTGGACTATGCCAGGTAGGTTAGGTGCCAATAACAAGGgccaaaaatatgtgaaaatttgacacatactgtacatatgtaCTGAGTTATAATCCAAATTTTTCTTCTTAGGAATCAGTAAAGTGTAGGCCTAACAGCACATAAAGATCAACTCTGATTTCTGACTTCTGATTGGTTTAAAGTTCCTTGTAATTTATCAGCTTtgaaatgcttgtgtgtgcacatgaaagCTGGCATGAGAGACAGCCCCCTTTGGTCATCCTCCTACCCTTGCACAAACAACTATGTTACATTCATTTCCATCTACCAGGTCCAAAATCATCTGAGAGTGATGCAAAGACTTGACACACAGCATTCAGAGAAGTGTCCTGTTCTCCATACCACGTCCCCTGTAGAGTCCAGAACTCCACAGTGTCTTTACGTGGGCTTTCTAAAGCAAATGCAAAGTATCCACCACAGGGCTCAGCCCAGAGGGCAACAGTCTGCCCATGGGACATGACATGCCAGTCAGCAGGCTGGGTGATTTCCCGCTGGTCAGCTCTTGGTGAGCTGTGGTCTCCTCTGGGGCAGAGCTAGATGTTCCAGGCCAAAACAGTGGCCGCTACCTTTCCTCCTGCACTGTCTGCTGATGATGTTAACCAACTTTTCATGTGCAAGTGCTCAGGGCTTTGCTGTTGTGCTCCAACACATGGTCAATGGGCCATCCTCATTGCCAAGAGCCAAATCGACTAGTTTTTCCCAGACGCTCAACGTTAACCATCTGAAACAAGTCCTGCTGTCACATGTTAACCAATAACTTTTGACACTAttaattcacaaaaaaatactactactactagtctCTGCATCTTTAGGGCTATTTTATAAGGTTTAAGCAATTCCGTCGTTTTCCTTTGACTTTATCCAGTTCCTCGGCCGCGAGCTAGACGCAGTCCACCGGAGCTTCCCCCTCCTCCCGCTCCTCTTCGCCCCACATGCCGAACCGCATCTCCTCCTCGTCCACGGAGCCCGGGAGATGGGCGTTGCCCGCGCCGCCTCCTCCGTCTTCCTCGAGCGCGCCCACGCCCAGCCTCTCCTGGGCCTCCTCCAGGCCCGGCTCGCCCTGGTGGGCGCGAAGGTGCTTGCGCAGGCCGGCGGCGTCTTTGAAGGCGCGCTGGCAGAGTGGGCAGCGGCAGGGGCGCTCGCCCGTGTGGATGCGCTGGTGGTGCTTCAGGTGCTGCAGACGGCTGAGGCGCTTGCCGCACACCCCGCAAGCGTAGGGCTTTTCGCCCGTGTGCGTGCGCCGGTGTTTGCGCAGGCCGTCCAGGTGTCGGAAGCGCGTGCCGCACTCGGAGCAGGAGTAGGGTTTCTCGCCTGTGTGGATGCGCAGGTGCGTCTTGAGCGCGCCCGACTCGCGGAAACGCCGCCCGCACACGGCACACGGGTACGGCTTCTCCCCTGTGTGGATGCGTAGGTGCTTCTTCAGGCTGGAGATCAGGCGGAACGTTTTGCCGCACTCCATGCACAGGTGCGGACGCTCGCCAGGGGCCGCGCCCATCAGCTCGGACGCCGCCCTCCGCCGGCGTGCCTCCGGAGACTGGCCTCCTGCGTCGGGGCTCCGGAcatcccccacaccccccacggGCACCTCCCGCCGGGAGGGGCGCAGGCCGGACGGTCCCTGTGGTGGCGGGGTACCGGAGGAGGGGCCGTTGTGAGACCTGGAGGGGGGCGTGGGAGTGGGCTTCTGAGCGTGGCTGTGGGAGCGAGAGCCACCCTCTTCCTCCACCACGTGTATGTAGCCCAGGTCGCACACACTCTGGGCAGAGGGCTCCGCGTCAGGGTGTCCACCcgcacccctcacacacacagggccggACACAGGTGTCTGCTCCTCTTTTACCGGGTATGGAGGGTGCGAGGtggggtgagaaaggcgtctgTCAGTCAACTCAcctagaaacagagagaaggtgTATAACCACTGCACTTCGTGTCCCAGAGGTAGCCCAAAGGTCTGGTCTTATCCAGACTGAATCTATTGCAAGActaatgtgcattttaaaattaaaatacacagCATGGCAGttgaaaatatattatacacacatacattatttacatatatatgttGCTTGCACAGcagatgaaggacttctgtttGAAATGTTCGGTTTCTCTGGAAAACGGGTACTTTACTACAATATCTCTCTCGCACTGtctaatatattatatacatacatacttgcatacagacagacagacaaaattcCAGTGTAGTACACGGGGTTTCTACAGCAACagaacgtttcggacagagacctttcttcagctgtgcaagcacagGGTTTCTCACTCGCTCCCTGTAAGCtgattatttacataaatgactACGAGAACTGATAATTGTTTTTTGCACAGGCATACATGACTGCACAGCTGCATGGAAAATCCATGACACAGACACGATACACTGCATCAGCTACCACTTCCAGCATGTGCATAACTGTCATACGTTCATCCGTCAACTCCCACTTACAAAACTACTGACTTAAACAGTTAAACACTATCTTTGTATAACACAAAATGTTCTTTGAAATCCATGCAAAGCAtatgtttcatgtttatatCGACATCAAATATAGCTCAAGTCAGATTACAGTAGTAGTGGTACGTTTGGCATAAAAACGGATTGTTTGGCCAATCTGTTTTATACAAAGGATGTACAAGGAGACTTCCGGaacaacaataaagaaaacTACAACAATTGTTCCAATAATTTTCaccattaaaatgtgtttctttaaattgcTTATGAATACCGTAATTTTGCTGCTATCGTTATTTATTATCAGACCGTAACATCTTCACTCAGTAACAGCCCTACCCTGGTGCCTTGCTTTATTTGCGTTAACCGCCCTTTTGCTCATCTTCAATGGTTAATCAGACCACGGTTGCAGGCTGGACAAGTTTGGGCAGCCCACTAGTGTCAAACCTGACACtgacctccccctcccccaccccactgtCATGTCAGGGTCACTGCTGGGTGGAGAATAAACCCGTAACCCAAATAACATCCACTCCGCAGCGGCATTGGGGTCAGTCCACAACGGGGTAGGAAGAAGCTGACACATTTTTAAGACAACAGATGGGATGTCGTAGACTGTACCCGGCGAGAAGCAAGCAGGGATGCCTAATACAGTGGTTGGGGAATATAGCTATAATGCAAAGATGATTGTTTATAATAGTTAAGTATTACTGAAACGTAGGTTAACGTCAGCTGAAACAACGCGTAACTACTGATTCAACCCGTCTTACCCGTCCTGTTGACATCGTGGCAGATGCTGGCCGAATGCACGGGCAGAGGGTCGTAGTAGCTGTTCGTAACGGTCCCGTCCGCTTGGATCGAGAGGTGGCAACTTTTGAAGTCATCCCTGGAGTCGAAGCCGTGTATAGCATCGCCGAGAGCGCCGCTCAGCTCCGCTTCGCCGCCCGCGAAGCAGCGCGGGTCGGCGTCGCCCGCGCCGCGGTGCGTTAAGCGAGCCTGATTCATGGGGTTCGCCTGCGGGTAAGCGTGGTGCCCGGGGACCGGGGGGCCGCCGAAAGGACCCTGCAGCTGGTCGATGAGCTTCTGCGCGCTGCACAGGCATTCCTGCAGCGTCTTCAGCTCGCGCTCCGACACCTCGAGGCGGACCTTCAGCTTCTCGTTCTCCTGCTCCTTGGAGAACAGCTCCCCTTGA
This is a stretch of genomic DNA from Electrophorus electricus isolate fEleEle1 chromosome 6, fEleEle1.pri, whole genome shotgun sequence. It encodes these proteins:
- the si:ch1073-224n8.1 gene encoding zinc finger protein 45, with the translated sequence MNSKRTNAGENVGGRINPSGNSAAGGSHRKQSIINSPSKGAGALLGKGERGDLAPNVARDRNVSITSLRSRLGPTIRSTLSAAVDTLLGEIVSVMHETQGELFSKEQENEKLKVRLEVSERELKTLQECLCSAQKLIDQLQGPFGGPPVPGHHAYPQANPMNQARLTHRGAGDADPRCFAGGEAELSGALGDAIHGFDSRDDFKSCHLSIQADGTVTNSYYDPLPVHSASICHDVNRTGELTDRRLSHPTSHPPYPVKEEQTPVSGPVCVRGAGGHPDAEPSAQSVCDLGYIHVVEEEGGSRSHSHAQKPTPTPPSRSHNGPSSGTPPPQGPSGLRPSRREVPVGGVGDVRSPDAGGQSPEARRRRAASELMGAAPGERPHLCMECGKTFRLISSLKKHLRIHTGEKPYPCAVCGRRFRESGALKTHLRIHTGEKPYSCSECGTRFRHLDGLRKHRRTHTGEKPYACGVCGKRLSRLQHLKHHQRIHTGERPCRCPLCQRAFKDAAGLRKHLRAHQGEPGLEEAQERLGVGALEEDGGGGAGNAHLPGSVDEEEMRFGMWGEEEREEGEAPVDCV